In Calonectris borealis chromosome 10, bCalBor7.hap1.2, whole genome shotgun sequence, a single genomic region encodes these proteins:
- the FAM120A gene encoding constitutive coactivator of PPAR-gamma-like protein 1 isoform X7: MGVQGFQDYIEKHCPSAVVPVELQKLARGSLVGGGRQRPPQTPLRLLIDADNCLHRLYGGFYTDWVSGGQWNHMLGYLAALAKACFNGNIELFVFFNGALEKARLHEWVKRQGNERQTAQQIVSHVQNKGTPPPKVWFLPPVCMAHCIRLALIRFHIKVAQSIEDHHQEVIAFCREKGFHGLVAYDSDYALCNIPYYFSAHALKLSRNGKSLTTSQYLMHEVAKQLDLNPNRFPIFAALLGNHILPDEDLASFHWSLLGPEHPLASLKVRAHQLVLPPCDVVIKAVADYVRNIQDTTDLDAIAKDVFQHSQSRTDDKVTRFKRAVAYYSATNKPMPFHPPHYLAARPNQFGMPGIVPPYVPSQMLNIPQTSLQAKPVAQQMSSQGGAQGQGPYPYSLSEPAITLETGGKSLSEQNNYSNIPHEGKHTPLYERSSPINPAQSGSPNHVDSTYFPASSTSSSSDNDEGNGGAVNHVSGNKIGWEKTGTQSESQTRAELGDQTKAEGSSSASSGSQAADVKGNQTSNPQIPCLLSMPTRNHMDITTPPLPPVAPEVLRVAEHRHKKGLMYPYIFHVLTKGEIKIAVSIEDEANKDLPPAALLYRPVRQYVYGVLFSLAESRKKTERLAFRKNRLPPE, translated from the exons ATGGGAGTGCAGGGTTTCCAGGACTACATCGAGAAGCACTGCCCCAGCGCCGTGGTGCCCGTCGAGCTGCAGAAGCTGGCGCGGGGCAGCCTCGTGGGTGGGGGCCGCCAgcggcccccccagaccccgctGCGCCTCCTCATCGACGCCGACAACTGCCTGCACCGGCTCTACGGCGGCTTCTACACGGACTGGGTGAGCGGCGGGCAGTGGAACCACATGCTGGGCTACCTGGCGGCCCTGGCCAAGGCCTGCTTCAACGGCAACATCGAGCTCTTCGTCTTCTTCAACGGCGCCCTGGAGAAGGCCCGGCTCCACGAGTGGGTGAAGCGCCAGGGCAACGAGCGCCAGACGGCGCAGCAGATCGTCAGCCACGTCCAGAACAAGGGCACCCCGCCGCCCAAGGTCTGGTTCCTGCCGCCCGTCTGCATGGCGCACTGCATCCGCCTGGCCCTCATCCGCTTCCACATCAAG GTTGCACAGAGCATTGAGGATCATCATCAAGAAGTAattgctttctgcagagaaaaaggtTTCCATGGTTTGGTTGCATATGACTCCGATTACGCATTGTGCAACATCCCTTACTATTTCAGTGCCCATGCCCTAAAACTGAGCCGTAATGGGAAAAGTCTCACAACAAGCCAATACCTAATGCATGAAGTTGCCAAGCAACTGGACCTGAATCCAAATCGCTTTCCTATTTTTGCTGCTCTTTTAG GTAATCATATTCTACCTGATGAAGATTTGGCTTCCTTTCATTGGAGTTTACTTGGTCCAGAACATCCACTAGCTTCACTTAAG GTACGTGCTCACCAGTTAGTTTTACCACCTTGTGACGTAGTGATCAAAGCTGTAGCTGACTACGTCCGTAATATTCAGGACACCACTGATTTGGATGCCATAGCAAAAGATGTTTTTCAACATTCACAG tctaGAACAGATGACAAAGTTACTCGATTTAAGAGAGCAGTTGCTTATTACTCAGCAACTAATAAACCTATGCCATTTCATCCACCACATTACCTAG CAGCCAGACCGAATCAGTTTGGTATGCCTGGGATAGTGCCACCATATGTTCCTTCTCAGATGCTTAACATTCCACAGACCTCACTACAAGCAAAACCTGTG GCCCAGCAGATGTCCAGTCAGGGTGGGGCCCAAGGTCAGGGTCCATACCCATATAGTCTCTCTGAGCCAGCCATCACCTTGGAAACAGGTGGAAAAAGTCTTTCTGAGCAGAACAACTACAGTAACATTCCTCACGAAGGAAAACATACACCATTGTATGAACGATCTTCTCCAATAAATCCAGCTCAGAGTGGGAGCCCTAATCATGTGGATTCAACCTATTTTCCTGCTTCTTCTACATCTTCGTCCTCCGACAATGATGAAGGCAATGGAGGTGCAGTGAA CCATGTCAGTGGGAACAAAATAGGCTGGGAAAAAACAGGAACCCAGTCAGAAAGTCAAACGCGTGCGGAGCTGGGAGACCAAACAAAG GCAGAAGGTTCCTCTAGTGCTTCTTCAGGAAGTCAGGCAGCTGATGTCAAAGGGAATCAAACCAGTAATCCACAAATCCCATGCCTGTTGTCAATGCCCACCAGAAACCACATGGATATTACTACCCCTCCATTACCTCCTGTAGCACCTGAAGTATTAAGAGTGGCAGAACACAGGCACAAGAAGGGGTTAATGTATCCCTACATCTTTCATGTCCTAACCAAG